ATCTTTAACTCCAAATCCTTTCGTCAGCCATATGACGAAATCCTTTTCGTTGTAATAAGAAAAACAAAGGCAGCCTTCCAACACACCAAGAACTGGATCGGGCAGTTTCCAAGAGACTTGATTAAAACCACAAGGAACTTCCATTTCCTTGTATGTTTCTGTTCTCAAATCAAATGAAATAATAACAAACAACTCAACCATAATATCCTTACGCTTGTGAATAGCCAACCAGTTAATAGTTTCACCCAAATACACATAATTTTGCGGAAGAATAACATTCATGAAACATTCAACATTTCTCCAAACATAATCACCTAAACTAAGAACTCTCACCTCGGTTTTAAATTCATCTTCAAGGTAAGAGAACGCCACTATTTTATAAGTGTCGTTTGAATTATCACAACCAAATGCAAAGTTGAAATTGAAAGATAGACCCGAAGATTCAAATCTTTCAGAAGTTTTCCGGGTGGCTGGGTTCCAAACATAGAGCCAGTAACTTCTACGATAAGACTTTATATTAAAGTCGTAATCGGAAAGTATATCCGAAAAAAGAATTAAACCATTGCATGAACCAACTATACGTTCACATCTGCTGTATTTCAAACGATGGTCAGAATCATCAAAAAGGTTGAATGAGGGGTTATCAAGTAAACGGCATATAGGATAT
The Vicia villosa cultivar HV-30 ecotype Madison, WI linkage group LG6, Vvil1.0, whole genome shotgun sequence genome window above contains:
- the LOC131614301 gene encoding F-box/kelch-repeat protein At3g23880-like, with protein sequence MKGKSSESLYVMNSAAVFLHNDLVTEVLSALPVKSLVRFKCVSKHWKTLISDHSFVKLHLRRSQTRNQYLTLVTSEEFDRRIVPYPICRLLDNPSFNLFDDSDHRLKYSRCERIVGSCNGLILFSDILSDYDFNIKSYRRSYWLYVWNPATRKTSERFESSGLSFNFNFAFGCDNSNDTYKIVAFSYLEDEFKTEVRVLSLGDYVWRNVECFMNVILPQNYVYLGETINWLAIHKRKDIMVELFVIISFDLRTETYKEMEVPCGFNQVSWKLPDPVLGVLEGCLCFSYYNEKDFVIWLTKGFGVKDSWTEFLKINNLNIQIDYNYIDRHPWVPLLLSDDTLILTSHNESQAILYNWRDNRVTRTNIIGSRTGSYLDWQDAKVYVESLVPISKCKFVFNGLLI